In a genomic window of Streptomyces roseoviridis:
- a CDS encoding BCCT family transporter, with protein MPVKAALPGRHPHEDKAPVTDRVVFGVTAVLTLGFVIWGATATEALERVSDTLLDALMHNGGWAFVLAASGFVVFALWLAVSRYGRIELGQEHEKPEFSTVSWVAMMFSAGMGIGLMFYGVSEPLAHYTTPPPGTDPADSADAMQTALATTLFHWTLHPWAIYAVVGLAIAYSTFRRRRRQTISAVFVPLIGKKRAEGAPGRVIDILAIFATLFGSATSLGLGALQIGSGMHEIGWLGRAGTGLLVTIIGVLTVCFVLSAVSGVERGIQWLSNTNMVLAVILAVFVFVVGPTILVLDLIPTSLAAYFGDLPQLIGRTEASTGGGDVADWLSSWTVFYWAWWISWTPFVGMFIARISRGRTIRQFVGGVILVPSTVSLVWFAVFGGTAMRLKEQGSLGGATTPEAQLFGVLQEFPAAGVMSLLVMILVGIFFISGADAASIVMGTLSQKGTFEPARFVVVFWGVVTGGVAAVMLLVGEGKGDALAGLQHLTILVAAPFVLVMIGMCWALLRDLRRDPLIVRHELAEEAVEEAVIAGHEKYAGDFEIRIGPSQDESPTGATPDGRDRKDPGSPPPAP; from the coding sequence CTGCCGGTGAAGGCGGCCCTGCCGGGCCGTCACCCCCATGAGGACAAGGCGCCCGTCACCGACCGGGTGGTGTTCGGGGTGACGGCTGTGCTGACCTTGGGCTTCGTGATTTGGGGGGCGACGGCCACGGAGGCGTTGGAGCGTGTCTCCGACACGCTGCTGGACGCTTTGATGCACAACGGCGGCTGGGCGTTCGTCCTGGCCGCTTCCGGTTTCGTCGTCTTCGCGCTCTGGCTGGCCGTCAGCCGGTACGGGCGGATCGAGCTGGGCCAGGAGCACGAGAAGCCGGAGTTCAGCACCGTCTCCTGGGTCGCCATGATGTTCAGCGCCGGCATGGGCATCGGTCTGATGTTCTACGGCGTCAGTGAGCCCCTCGCGCACTACACCACCCCGCCGCCGGGCACCGACCCCGCGGACTCGGCGGACGCCATGCAGACGGCGCTCGCCACCACGCTGTTCCACTGGACGCTGCACCCGTGGGCCATCTACGCGGTGGTCGGTCTGGCCATCGCGTACAGCACCTTCCGGCGGCGCAGGCGGCAGACGATCAGTGCCGTGTTCGTCCCGCTCATCGGGAAGAAGCGTGCCGAAGGCGCACCGGGCCGGGTGATCGACATCCTGGCGATCTTCGCCACGCTCTTCGGTTCCGCGACCTCGCTCGGGCTCGGCGCGCTGCAGATCGGCAGCGGCATGCACGAGATCGGGTGGCTGGGCAGGGCCGGGACGGGACTGCTCGTCACCATCATCGGCGTGCTGACGGTGTGCTTCGTCCTCTCGGCCGTCTCCGGGGTGGAGCGGGGCATTCAGTGGCTTTCCAACACCAACATGGTGCTGGCCGTGATCCTCGCGGTCTTCGTGTTCGTCGTCGGTCCGACCATTCTGGTCCTGGACCTGATCCCGACGTCCCTGGCCGCGTACTTCGGTGATCTGCCGCAGCTGATCGGCCGCACCGAGGCGTCCACCGGCGGCGGTGACGTCGCCGACTGGCTGAGCAGCTGGACCGTCTTCTACTGGGCCTGGTGGATCTCCTGGACGCCGTTCGTCGGCATGTTCATCGCCCGCATCAGCCGGGGGCGCACGATCCGTCAGTTCGTCGGCGGCGTCATCCTGGTGCCCAGCACCGTCAGCCTGGTCTGGTTCGCCGTCTTCGGCGGTACGGCCATGCGCCTGAAGGAACAGGGAAGCCTCGGCGGGGCGACCACGCCCGAGGCGCAGCTGTTCGGCGTGCTCCAGGAGTTCCCGGCCGCCGGCGTGATGAGCCTGCTCGTGATGATCCTGGTCGGCATCTTCTTCATCTCCGGCGCCGACGCGGCGTCGATCGTGATGGGCACCCTCTCCCAGAAGGGCACCTTCGAGCCCGCCCGGTTCGTCGTCGTCTTCTGGGGCGTGGTGACCGGCGGTGTGGCGGCGGTGATGCTGCTGGTCGGCGAGGGCAAGGGCGATGCCCTCGCGGGCCTGCAGCACCTGACGATCCTCGTCGCGGCCCCCTTCGTCCTGGTGATGATCGGCATGTGCTGGGCCCTGTTGCGCGATCTTCGCCGGGACCCGCTGATCGTCCGCCACGAACTCGCCGAAGAGGCGGTGGAGGAAGCGGTGATCGCGGGCCACGAGAAGTACGCGGGCGACTTCGAGATCCGCATCGGCCCGTCGCAGGACGAGTCCCCGACGGGGGCAACACCCGACGGCCGTGACCGCAAGGACCCCGGGTCCCCGCCTCCGGCCCCCTGA
- a CDS encoding FAD-dependent oxidoreductase, producing MSPYDRAPADRHGRDRRAVVLPAHPGRPRAVGPRPRCAVVGGGIAGIAAATALAERGVRVTLYERDTALGGRLAGWPTELADGSAVTMSRGFHAFFRQYYNLRGLLRRVDPDLDRLRPLPDYPLRHSSGLHDSFARVPRTPPWSALGFAALSPSFGLRDLARLDARAALPLLDVRAPDVHRRFDDISALQLLDRIRFPGPARHLAFEVFSRSFFADPAELSAAELALMFHIYFLGSSEGLLFDVPDEPYPQALWEPLAHYLQGHGADIRTGTPVTALAPAPGGGYLIRTAHGTEHADAVVLALDTAGLRGLTAASPDLCDDAWRARVGRLRSAPPFLVSRIWLDRPVAAHRPGFLGTSGYGPLDNISVLNHWEGEAARWAAKTGGAVLELHAYAVDPATAPDAVAGALMDQLHRVYPETAAARVVDRRDQWREDCPLFVVGGHADRPTVETPDPTVTVAGDLVRTDLPVALMERAATTGFAAANVHLRRWGLRGQTLWTVPDRGRWAPLRSLARRLGGA from the coding sequence ATGAGCCCGTACGACCGCGCACCCGCCGACCGGCACGGCCGCGACCGCAGGGCCGTCGTCCTGCCCGCCCACCCCGGGCGGCCCAGGGCCGTCGGACCGCGCCCCCGCTGCGCGGTCGTCGGCGGCGGCATCGCGGGCATCGCCGCCGCCACCGCGCTGGCCGAACGAGGGGTCCGCGTCACCCTCTACGAGCGCGACACGGCCCTCGGCGGCCGCCTCGCCGGATGGCCCACCGAACTCGCCGACGGCTCGGCCGTCACCATGAGCCGCGGCTTCCACGCCTTCTTCCGCCAGTACTACAACCTGCGGGGACTGCTCAGGCGGGTGGATCCCGACCTCGACCGGCTCCGCCCCCTGCCCGACTACCCGCTGCGGCACAGCTCGGGGCTCCACGACAGCTTCGCCCGGGTCCCGCGCACACCGCCCTGGAGCGCCCTCGGCTTCGCCGCCCTCAGCCCCAGCTTCGGACTGCGGGACCTGGCCCGGCTGGACGCACGCGCGGCACTTCCCCTCCTCGACGTGCGGGCGCCGGACGTCCACCGGCGGTTCGACGACATCAGCGCCCTCCAGCTCCTGGACCGCATCCGCTTCCCCGGCCCCGCCCGGCACCTCGCCTTCGAGGTCTTCTCCCGCAGCTTCTTCGCCGACCCCGCCGAACTGTCCGCCGCCGAACTCGCCCTCATGTTCCACATCTACTTCCTCGGCTCGTCCGAAGGGCTCCTCTTCGACGTGCCGGACGAGCCCTACCCCCAGGCCCTCTGGGAGCCGCTCGCCCACTATCTCCAGGGCCACGGAGCCGACATCCGCACCGGCACCCCCGTCACGGCACTCGCCCCCGCCCCCGGCGGCGGCTACCTGATCCGCACCGCGCACGGCACCGAGCACGCCGACGCCGTGGTGCTGGCCCTGGACACCGCCGGACTGCGCGGCCTGACGGCCGCCTCGCCCGACCTGTGCGACGATGCGTGGCGCGCCCGGGTCGGGCGGCTGCGCTCCGCCCCGCCCTTCCTCGTGTCCCGGATCTGGCTCGACCGCCCCGTCGCCGCCCACCGCCCCGGCTTCCTCGGCACCAGCGGCTACGGCCCCCTCGACAACATCAGCGTCCTGAACCACTGGGAAGGGGAAGCGGCTCGCTGGGCCGCGAAGACCGGCGGGGCCGTACTCGAACTCCACGCCTACGCGGTGGACCCCGCCACCGCCCCGGACGCCGTCGCCGGGGCCCTCATGGACCAACTGCACCGCGTCTACCCCGAGACGGCCGCCGCGCGGGTCGTCGACCGGCGCGACCAGTGGCGCGAGGACTGCCCCCTCTTCGTCGTCGGCGGCCACGCGGACCGCCCCACCGTCGAAACGCCCGACCCGACCGTGACCGTCGCCGGCGACCTGGTCCGCACCGACCTGCCGGTGGCGCTCATGGAACGGGCCGCCACCACCGGTTTCGCGGCCGCCAACGTCCACCTGCGGCGCTGGGGCCTGCGCGGGCAGACCCTGTGGACCGTCCCGGACCGCGGACGCTGGGCGCCTCTGCGGTCGCTGGCCCGCCGCCTCGGCGGCGCTTGA
- a CDS encoding DUF5914 domain-containing protein, with product MSGGTGGRKVNGTDGPRGARAGGGFPRPVVPLRLRRSGVAWERQRPTWRDAKPALIAEALERARARPSGNWFVVGASRDLTTRRPLGRTVAGEEIVLWRDGSGAPHAGPGACPHLGAPLKDSAVRCGRLICHWHGLALDGGSSAGWSPWPVHDDGVLLWVRLDRVGGEPPTERPLVPVRPPLGGAVASVYTGAGACEPEDVVANRLDPWHGAWLHPYSFVDLTVLDGPAGGPDEGGDVLVVDVSFKVAGRVVVPVRAAFDAPDGRTVVMRIVAGEGTGSVVETHATPLTPAGAERPRTAVVEAVVAGSDRRGFAVARALAPLLRPAVRAAAGRLWRDDLAYAERRFALRRSGRFPG from the coding sequence ATGAGCGGCGGCACGGGAGGACGGAAGGTGAACGGGACGGACGGGCCGCGTGGGGCGCGCGCCGGGGGCGGGTTTCCCCGGCCGGTGGTCCCCCTGCGGCTGCGCCGGAGCGGTGTCGCCTGGGAGCGCCAGCGTCCGACGTGGCGGGACGCCAAGCCGGCGCTGATCGCGGAGGCTCTGGAGCGGGCCCGGGCGCGCCCTTCGGGGAACTGGTTCGTCGTCGGCGCCAGCCGCGACCTGACCACCCGTCGGCCGCTGGGGCGGACGGTCGCCGGGGAGGAGATCGTGCTCTGGCGCGACGGGAGCGGCGCGCCCCACGCCGGTCCGGGAGCGTGCCCGCACCTCGGCGCGCCGCTCAAGGACAGCGCGGTGCGGTGCGGACGGCTGATCTGCCACTGGCACGGCCTGGCCCTGGACGGCGGGTCCTCCGCCGGCTGGTCGCCCTGGCCCGTGCACGACGACGGCGTCCTGCTGTGGGTGCGGCTCGATCGCGTGGGCGGCGAACCGCCGACGGAACGACCCCTCGTGCCCGTACGTCCGCCGCTCGGCGGAGCGGTCGCGTCCGTCTACACCGGGGCGGGCGCCTGCGAGCCGGAGGACGTGGTCGCCAACCGCCTGGACCCCTGGCACGGGGCCTGGCTGCACCCGTACTCGTTCGTCGACCTCACCGTCCTGGACGGTCCGGCCGGCGGCCCGGACGAAGGCGGCGACGTCCTGGTCGTCGACGTGTCGTTCAAGGTGGCCGGGCGGGTCGTGGTCCCCGTGCGGGCGGCGTTCGACGCGCCCGACGGGCGCACGGTCGTGATGCGGATCGTGGCGGGCGAAGGGACCGGTTCGGTCGTGGAGACGCATGCGACACCGCTGACCCCGGCGGGCGCCGAGCGGCCGCGCACCGCGGTGGTGGAGGCCGTCGTCGCCGGATCGGACCGGCGGGGGTTCGCGGTGGCCCGCGCCCTGGCGCCGCTGCTGCGCCCCGCCGTGCGGGCGGCGGCGGGGCGGCTGTGGCGTGACGATCTCGCCTATGCCGAGCGGCGCTTCGCTTTGCGCCGCAGCGGCCGTTTCCCCGGCTGA
- a CDS encoding phytoene/squalene synthase family protein has translation MTARELDAAGITDPSLRAAYTASRRLNARHGKTYFLATRLLPVDRRSAVHALYGFARRADDIVDELGPAASPHARAEALDALERQWLRAVRGEEAAEPVVRAAADTRARYGIAARHFSDFLASMRSDLSVTEYATYANLRAYMHGSAAVIGLQMTPVLGTVVPPAEAEPYAAELGVAFQLTNFLRDVGEDLDRGRVYLPQDLLAAHGVDRDLLAWSRLTGCRDARITSALRAAAALTREVYRAAEPGLARLDPVSAPCVRTAFVLYRDILGAIEEDGYAVVHRRAVVGRRRRAAVALRGLAAAVAARTAVRPASGPVRAAGHRTGEGGGYGDGAAARTEASRVTRRREEKRG, from the coding sequence ATGACGGCTCGGGAACTGGACGCGGCGGGCATCACCGACCCGTCGCTGCGGGCGGCCTACACGGCCAGCCGGCGGCTCAACGCCCGCCACGGCAAGACGTACTTCCTCGCCACCCGGCTGCTTCCGGTGGACCGGCGCTCCGCCGTGCACGCGCTGTACGGGTTCGCGCGGCGCGCCGACGACATCGTGGACGAGCTGGGGCCGGCGGCTTCCCCGCACGCCCGCGCGGAGGCCCTGGACGCGCTGGAGCGGCAGTGGCTGCGGGCCGTGCGGGGCGAGGAGGCCGCCGAACCGGTGGTGCGGGCGGCGGCCGACACCCGGGCCCGTTACGGCATCGCCGCACGGCACTTCTCCGATTTCCTCGCGTCGATGCGCAGCGACCTGTCGGTCACCGAGTACGCGACCTACGCCAACCTGCGGGCGTACATGCACGGGTCGGCCGCCGTGATCGGGCTGCAGATGACGCCGGTGCTCGGCACGGTCGTGCCGCCGGCGGAGGCGGAACCGTACGCGGCCGAGCTCGGCGTCGCCTTCCAGCTGACGAACTTCCTCAGGGACGTGGGCGAGGACCTGGACCGCGGGCGGGTCTACCTCCCCCAGGACCTGCTGGCCGCGCACGGCGTCGACCGCGACCTGCTGGCGTGGAGCAGGCTGACCGGCTGCCGGGACGCGCGGATCACCTCCGCGCTGCGGGCCGCCGCGGCTCTGACGCGCGAGGTCTACCGTGCGGCCGAGCCGGGGCTCGCGCGGCTGGACCCGGTGTCGGCGCCGTGTGTCCGCACGGCGTTCGTGCTGTACCGCGACATCCTGGGGGCCATCGAGGAGGACGGGTACGCGGTCGTGCACCGCAGGGCGGTGGTGGGGCGGCGCAGGAGAGCCGCCGTGGCCCTGCGCGGCCTGGCCGCCGCTGTGGCCGCGCGCACCGCCGTCCGCCCGGCCTCGGGGCCGGTCCGGGCCGCCGGGCACAGGACCGGAGAGGGGGGCGGGTACGGGGACGGTGCGGCCGCACGGACGGAGGCGAGCCGGGTCACGAGGCGCCGGGAGGAGAAGCGGGGATGA
- the crtI gene encoding phytoene desaturase family protein: MKTVTGPTDHVVVVGAGLAGLAAALHLSGRGRRVTVVERDAAPGGRAGRLALGGYRVDTGPTVLTMPDVLDEAFRAVGDSLYDHVDLIPLHPAYRALFADGTRLDVHTDGDVMEEEIASFAGSREALGYRRLRRWLKELYEVQMRRFIDANFDSPARLLHPDTARLAALGGFGRLDRAIGRFLSDERLRRVFSFQALYAGVSPSRALAAYAVIAYMDTVAGVYFPRGGMHAVPAAMAAAAARSGVAFRYGEGVTRLERTGRRVTAVVTAHDRIPCDAVVLTPDLPVSYGLLGRAPRRPLRLRHAPSAVVLHVGTDRTWPGLSHHTLSFGRAWETVFRELTGAGRLMSDPSLLVTRPTATDPSLAPEGRHLHYVLAPCPNTRIGPAAAQWGDLGPRYRDELVRELERRGLAGLGASIEEESLVTPADWTAMGHAAGTPFSVAHTFAQTGPFRPRNLVSGTENAVLAGCGTTPGVGVPTVLLSGKLAAARVTGEGRAG; encoded by the coding sequence TTGAAGACCGTGACCGGCCCGACGGACCATGTCGTCGTCGTGGGAGCGGGCCTGGCCGGCCTGGCCGCCGCGCTGCACCTGTCGGGCCGCGGCCGGCGGGTGACCGTGGTGGAGCGGGACGCGGCGCCGGGCGGGCGGGCGGGGCGCCTGGCGCTCGGCGGCTACCGGGTGGACACCGGCCCGACCGTCCTCACCATGCCGGACGTTCTCGACGAGGCGTTCCGGGCGGTCGGCGACTCCCTGTACGACCACGTCGACCTGATCCCCCTGCACCCGGCGTACCGGGCGCTCTTCGCCGACGGCACCCGGCTCGACGTGCACACCGACGGAGACGTCATGGAGGAGGAGATCGCCTCCTTCGCGGGTTCGCGGGAAGCCCTCGGGTACCGCAGGCTGCGCCGGTGGCTCAAGGAGCTGTACGAGGTGCAGATGCGGCGCTTCATCGACGCCAACTTCGACTCCCCCGCACGGCTGCTCCACCCCGACACGGCACGGCTCGCGGCGCTCGGCGGGTTCGGGCGCCTGGACCGCGCCATCGGGCGGTTCCTCTCCGACGAGCGGCTGCGCCGGGTCTTCTCCTTCCAGGCACTGTACGCCGGGGTCTCCCCGTCCCGTGCCCTGGCCGCGTACGCCGTGATCGCCTACATGGACACGGTCGCGGGGGTGTACTTCCCCCGGGGCGGGATGCACGCCGTACCGGCGGCCATGGCAGCGGCGGCGGCGCGGTCGGGCGTCGCGTTCCGGTACGGCGAGGGCGTCACCCGGCTGGAACGCACGGGGCGGCGGGTGACGGCGGTGGTGACCGCGCACGACCGGATCCCGTGCGACGCCGTCGTCCTGACTCCGGACCTGCCGGTCTCCTACGGTCTGCTGGGGCGGGCTCCCCGGCGCCCGCTCCGCCTGCGGCACGCGCCCAGCGCGGTGGTGCTGCACGTGGGGACCGATCGCACCTGGCCGGGCCTTTCGCACCACACGCTGTCGTTCGGGCGGGCGTGGGAGACGGTGTTCCGCGAACTGACCGGCGCGGGGCGGCTGATGAGCGACCCTTCGCTGCTCGTCACGCGGCCCACCGCCACCGATCCGTCGCTGGCGCCGGAGGGCAGGCACCTGCACTACGTCCTGGCGCCGTGCCCCAACACCCGGATCGGTCCCGCGGCCGCCCAGTGGGGCGACCTCGGGCCGCGCTACCGCGACGAACTGGTGCGGGAGCTGGAGCGCCGGGGGCTGGCGGGACTCGGGGCGTCGATCGAGGAGGAGAGCCTGGTCACGCCCGCCGACTGGACGGCGATGGGGCATGCGGCCGGCACTCCGTTCTCCGTCGCCCACACCTTCGCGCAGACGGGGCCCTTCCGGCCGCGGAACCTCGTGAGCGGCACGGAGAACGCCGTCCTCGCGGGCTGCGGCACGACGCCCGGTGTCGGCGTGCCCACGGTGCTGCTGTCGGGCAAGCTCGCCGCGGCCCGTGTGACCGGGGAGGGGCGGGCGGGATGA
- a CDS encoding polyprenyl synthetase family protein produces the protein MRVSDPLEVDRDVPAAVAVCLGRTLERRVEEATAMDPVFAADVADRVARFTLEGGRRLRAQFLWWAMRGCGGGARETPRALGVAAALELIQTCALVHDDVMDGSPLRRGRPALHVAVDARYGTGGRPLPCGTFGTAAAVLAGDLALAWADDAFAESVRGAPAERRAAGVWRVMRAEMVAGQYLDLRGQVTSAASERRALRTAVLKTALYTVGHPLALGAVLAGAPEPTVVALRAAGRSAGLAFQLRDDIRGAFGDPARTGKPVGEDVREGKATFLLTVARDLCARRGDRAGLRLLDGVTGGRAVRAGDVERVLDLLVACGARDEVARRVEELCVRGAEAVAAAGLSPRAAGLIGRLMREACGLDAAARAAAEPGHGGHTAGRQERADAVAADPAPPSPARRTPDGTTTPDTVLIGETR, from the coding sequence ATGCGCGTATCCGATCCGCTGGAAGTCGACCGTGACGTGCCCGCGGCCGTCGCCGTGTGCCTCGGCCGGACGCTGGAGCGGCGTGTGGAGGAGGCGACGGCCATGGACCCGGTCTTCGCCGCCGATGTCGCGGACCGCGTGGCGCGGTTCACCCTGGAGGGCGGCCGGCGGCTCCGTGCGCAGTTCCTGTGGTGGGCGATGCGGGGCTGTGGGGGCGGGGCCCGGGAGACTCCCCGCGCGCTGGGGGTCGCGGCGGCGCTCGAACTGATCCAGACCTGCGCGCTCGTCCACGACGACGTCATGGACGGCTCGCCCCTGCGCCGGGGGCGCCCGGCGCTGCACGTCGCGGTGGACGCGCGGTACGGCACCGGCGGGCGTCCCCTGCCGTGCGGCACGTTCGGCACGGCGGCCGCCGTGCTCGCCGGCGACCTGGCCCTCGCCTGGGCCGACGACGCCTTCGCCGAATCCGTACGGGGCGCTCCGGCGGAGCGCCGGGCGGCCGGCGTGTGGCGGGTCATGCGGGCGGAGATGGTGGCGGGACAGTATCTGGATCTGCGGGGCCAGGTGACGTCCGCCGCTTCGGAGCGCCGGGCGCTGCGGACGGCGGTCCTGAAGACGGCGCTGTACACGGTGGGCCACCCGCTGGCCCTCGGCGCGGTGCTGGCCGGGGCGCCGGAGCCGACGGTGGTGGCGCTGCGGGCGGCCGGGCGCTCCGCGGGGCTGGCCTTCCAGCTCCGCGACGACATACGCGGAGCCTTCGGCGATCCGGCGCGGACCGGGAAGCCGGTGGGCGAGGACGTCCGCGAGGGCAAGGCGACGTTTCTGCTGACCGTCGCCCGGGACCTGTGCGCGCGGCGCGGCGACCGTGCCGGACTGCGGCTCCTCGACGGGGTGACGGGCGGCCGGGCCGTCCGGGCGGGGGACGTCGAGCGCGTGCTGGACCTCCTCGTGGCGTGCGGGGCGCGCGACGAGGTGGCCCGGCGTGTCGAGGAGCTCTGCGTCCGCGGCGCCGAGGCCGTCGCCGCCGCCGGGCTGTCTCCTCGGGCGGCCGGTCTGATCGGCCGTCTGATGCGTGAGGCGTGCGGTCTGGACGCCGCGGCCCGTGCGGCGGCCGAGCCCGGACACGGAGGGCACACCGCCGGCCGGCAGGAGCGCGCGGACGCCGTCGCCGCCGACCCCGCTCCCCCCTCTCCTGCCCGGCGCACGCCCGACGGCACCACCACCCCTGACACCGTTCTGATCGGAGAGACCCGTTGA
- a CDS encoding DUF3140 domain-containing protein, translating into MAADDRHDTWGTFRELVNMTASELEDWLGTDASKRAGEHRGGGESTGHASGRAIVGILRKKKSELTDADYRHMAKVNGYIHRHLAQRPTGDVRDTRWRHSLMNWGHDPLSDTSG; encoded by the coding sequence GTGGCGGCCGACGACCGGCACGACACCTGGGGGACGTTCCGCGAGCTCGTCAACATGACCGCGTCCGAGCTGGAGGACTGGCTCGGCACCGACGCGTCGAAGCGGGCGGGTGAGCACAGGGGCGGCGGTGAGTCCACCGGGCACGCCTCCGGGCGCGCCATCGTCGGGATCCTGCGCAAGAAGAAGTCCGAACTGACGGACGCCGACTACCGGCACATGGCGAAGGTGAACGGCTACATCCACCGCCATCTGGCGCAGAGGCCGACGGGAGACGTCCGCGACACGCGGTGGCGCCACTCGCTCATGAACTGGGGACACGACCCGCTCTCCGACACGTCCGGATGA
- a CDS encoding DUF2945 domain-containing protein encodes MAKAKKTSGEKALSPGDKVAWSSHGGETEGTVEKKITERTKASGRTVDASPDEPQYEVRSDSSGRTAVHKPGALKKKR; translated from the coding sequence ATGGCGAAGGCGAAGAAGACCTCGGGCGAGAAGGCCCTGTCCCCGGGCGACAAGGTCGCCTGGAGCAGTCACGGCGGCGAGACCGAGGGCACGGTGGAGAAGAAGATCACCGAACGGACCAAGGCGTCCGGCCGTACGGTCGACGCCTCACCGGACGAGCCCCAGTACGAGGTGCGCAGCGACTCGTCCGGTCGGACGGCCGTGCACAAGCCGGGTGCCCTGAAGAAGAAGCGGTAG
- a CDS encoding DUF4241 domain-containing protein codes for MAWAGDPRLAATPEAAEYLEAAFTPGAQLGTVYDDPTTPVVVTGIEELTTIRVPSGRLVVDAPWHDDEVYDYERGLPTPHPRELAVRIPPGTYRVDIAWSAGPYEFMGEHFDGVARAATRLCVSDAPVAGWETGLSVHEDIDRLQPGEEPRFFSDANVGCFADAGAWTALSAPFRTFADGVPAPRDTERLADGSERLRDEAHQADLVTFVAESGGVVWLGRTKTGDVAAIVVTSGLPGAKA; via the coding sequence ATGGCATGGGCCGGGGACCCCAGACTGGCAGCGACGCCCGAGGCCGCCGAGTACCTGGAGGCAGCCTTCACACCCGGTGCGCAGCTGGGCACGGTGTACGACGATCCGACGACGCCGGTAGTCGTCACCGGGATCGAGGAGCTCACGACCATCCGCGTGCCCAGCGGCCGGCTCGTCGTGGACGCGCCCTGGCACGACGACGAGGTCTACGACTACGAGAGAGGCCTGCCCACACCGCACCCGAGGGAACTGGCGGTGAGGATCCCCCCAGGCACATACCGGGTGGACATCGCGTGGTCGGCGGGACCGTACGAGTTCATGGGCGAACACTTCGACGGTGTCGCACGCGCCGCGACGCGCTTGTGCGTCAGCGACGCCCCCGTCGCCGGATGGGAAACGGGCCTGAGCGTCCACGAGGACATCGACCGGTTGCAGCCCGGCGAAGAGCCCCGGTTCTTCTCCGACGCCAACGTCGGCTGCTTTGCCGACGCAGGGGCGTGGACGGCCTTGTCCGCGCCGTTCCGTACCTTCGCGGACGGCGTCCCCGCCCCCCGCGACACCGAACGGCTGGCGGACGGTTCCGAGCGGCTACGCGATGAGGCGCACCAAGCGGACCTGGTCACCTTCGTCGCTGAATCAGGCGGCGTCGTCTGGCTCGGACGCACGAAGACCGGCGACGTGGCCGCGATCGTCGTCACCAGCGGCCTGCCCGGCGCGAAAGCCTGA